In Bythopirellula goksoeyrii, a single window of DNA contains:
- a CDS encoding sensor histidine kinase — MPSQWPLRTKLKLGLGVFLISFLALFGSAVYGLYAYRGLVMSLSGRSAELPLASEIQQRVNDLRVILSQANERAEFPQSIQSFTEVPSENDEPQSLPWDAKWLRNDYRDTFVRLVEAIDRYRLQLDVSSLDRDLQLGDDSLERQTLAEIDQLIDELGGKDSGSELGEDWVLRPNRIEYIRGQLDEMRDKVEDLPSYLHGRLEDLSDNVRAQYRTAIFIAWVNAGIALVLIFVSIRGFIRWFAEPLQTLVNGSRQVALGKFDHRIHLESSDEMGELAVAMNNMTARFQEIRDDLDRQVRERTSQVVRSEQLASVGFLAAGVAHEINNPLASIALCSESLDSRIEEMMANADSPCKEDAPVIHNYLQMIQREAFRCKQITEKLLDFARMGDSQRVRTDLRELVAGVIDMVQHLGKHKDKNLELAAGPPVVVEINAQEIKQVVLNLITNGLESLDSSGTVLVAVEQEGDLAKIIVEDDGCGMSDEVRKHLFEPFFTRRRGGQGTGLGLSITYRIVEEHDGNIEATSAGAGCGSRFVVSLPSQHTTKEKNHRYQAA; from the coding sequence GTGCCTTCTCAATGGCCCTTACGCACGAAGCTCAAGTTGGGATTAGGAGTATTCCTAATTTCCTTTCTTGCGCTATTTGGAAGCGCAGTCTACGGCCTCTACGCCTATCGCGGTTTGGTGATGAGTCTCAGTGGTCGGTCAGCTGAGCTTCCACTTGCTAGCGAGATCCAGCAGCGTGTTAACGACCTACGTGTGATTCTCAGCCAGGCAAATGAACGTGCTGAGTTTCCCCAAAGTATCCAATCCTTTACGGAAGTTCCATCAGAAAATGATGAGCCTCAATCCTTGCCGTGGGATGCAAAATGGCTGCGAAACGACTATCGAGATACATTTGTCCGATTGGTGGAAGCGATTGACCGCTACCGCCTCCAACTAGATGTAAGCAGCCTCGATCGCGACTTGCAACTTGGTGACGACAGCTTGGAACGCCAAACCCTGGCCGAGATCGACCAGTTAATCGATGAGCTCGGAGGCAAAGATTCTGGATCCGAACTAGGCGAGGACTGGGTACTGCGCCCCAACCGAATTGAATACATTCGTGGTCAACTCGATGAAATGCGAGACAAGGTGGAGGACTTGCCAAGTTATCTCCATGGGCGACTCGAAGATCTTTCGGACAATGTGCGCGCCCAGTATCGCACAGCAATCTTCATAGCTTGGGTTAACGCTGGAATCGCTCTCGTACTGATTTTCGTTTCCATTCGCGGATTCATTCGCTGGTTCGCCGAGCCTTTGCAAACCTTGGTTAATGGTTCCCGTCAAGTGGCTCTAGGGAAATTCGACCATCGTATCCACCTGGAGTCGTCGGATGAGATGGGTGAACTTGCCGTTGCAATGAATAATATGACGGCCCGCTTTCAAGAAATTCGCGATGATCTGGATCGGCAAGTTCGCGAACGCACCAGCCAAGTGGTACGGAGCGAGCAGCTTGCCAGTGTGGGGTTCTTAGCCGCAGGGGTAGCCCATGAAATCAATAATCCACTCGCTTCGATTGCGTTGTGCAGCGAATCGCTCGATTCACGCATTGAAGAGATGATGGCAAATGCAGATTCACCTTGCAAAGAGGACGCTCCAGTCATACACAACTATTTGCAGATGATTCAGCGCGAGGCTTTCCGCTGTAAGCAGATCACTGAGAAGCTCCTCGATTTTGCCCGGATGGGAGACTCTCAGCGAGTGCGGACCGACTTGCGGGAATTGGTTGCAGGCGTGATCGACATGGTGCAACATCTCGGGAAACACAAGGATAAGAATCTGGAACTCGCCGCTGGTCCTCCAGTGGTTGTCGAAATAAATGCCCAGGAAATCAAGCAGGTAGTTTTAAATCTCATCACGAATGGTCTTGAAAGTCTTGACTCAAGTGGTACAGTCCTCGTGGCCGTCGAGCAAGAAGGTGATTTGGCAAAGATCATCGTTGAGGATGACGGTTGCGGCATGAGTGACGAAGTGCGCAAGCATCTATTCGAACCGTTTTTCACCCGTCGCCGTGGAGGTCAAGGAACGGGACTTGGTCTTTCGATTACCTATCGCATCGTGGAAGAACATGATGGCAATATTGAAGCGACTAGCGCGGGCGCAGGATGTGGCTCGCGGTTTGTAGTATCACTGCCGTCACAGCATACGACAAAGGAGAAGAACCATCGCTACCAAGCAGCCTAA